The stretch of DNA TTGATGAACGTAGCTGAAAGcttagtgtttttattgtcattattattgatttgttCATGATGTCAGTTTAACTTAACTCATGTAATACCACTGCACACTTAGTTACAAATGCCATAAATACACAGTAGGAATTTGATTACAACTTACAATGACACCTCACTACCTTTTATGTGGACCTTGGCTTACAAAATGTGAGCATGCATGCAGTTTCTTTACagacttctcttttttttaatgactgtaCTCTTACTTGAACAACCTTAAACTCTGCCTTCTCAGTCTACTGTACTTTGACTCCATCTGCTGGCTGATTATAGAACTTAAATCCAACTGCAAAGTGCTGCAGCCCTCTTGGTCGAAGTCCTTGATTCTAGATATGGATTAAAGAGATGTTAGTTTTTATGAAAAGGGTAAACATGTATTCTTTTAGTTGTGTTCTAGTGCCAATGTATTAATGTATACAGGTTCAACAAAGACGTCTCTTGTCCACTGCTAGGCCATGAATTCCAGtgcttttgtacatttttgacCTCTGAAAATACCCTCTAGATCGTATGAACTGCATGAATGTATTTTATCCTCACTTGATTTACTGTAGTATGAATTCTTTTTGACAGTACAGCAGAGCTGTCACAGGTTTATAGATTAAAGCAAAGGTTCCCAACCCCCAGGATGTGAGTAGTGGTTAGTGCTGCCTGcacttccttttccttctcactccccacaacaacaacattatacatttttaaataaatctccAATATGTGAGCTAACTAGTCTGTCAATTACAGGCCAGTATCTGGAGCGTTCTCTAACTGCCAGCTGAGAGTCCAGTCACCTCTTGCTCACTAACTCTGATGTTGTAATGGCCGTATTTGACCAAAGAGTATATGGACTAAATCCAGTAAGGCTGTAGACTATATTAATGAACACAACTTGTGTACATGTTTAGGAGTACTAGTACATCAGAGGTTTAGGTTGCTTCTATTACCTTGGGATGTGTCTTTCAAGCTAAAATACTATTTGATAGTCACTGTGAAGTATTCAAAGTTTATTTGAATAGTACACACACCcttgcacatgcacatacacaacacTGCCACCAGATGCAGCGGACGCAGTTAGTTAAAATTTCgctgcattgttgtttttattaccGGCCAATATTTTCGCCTTTATTGCTGAAATACATATTACTTAAGGCAGAATTACACGTTTGACTTAAGTGCTAGGATTAGAGCAGACCTTGAGTCATACGCACGCTATGACGTCTTCTGTCCCCCCCGACCAAGCACTGCAGCTGGAGGGGTGAGCACCCCAGGAGGACAGGGGTGAGGGCCAGGATCAGAACTAAGCTAACTTAGCTTGTCTGGTTGTGAAAAGATTGGCTGGATGTGATCCAGGATCCTGGATGTGATCAGGCTGCCTTAGCAACAAAAAACtgactgtttgtgcccacatctttcaATGTATGCTGAGTGTTCATTTATCCATTGGCAGGCTCCCATTGTCTGTTTTCCTTATCCTTTGAGGGTCACTGGGTGGGGCTGACATTAAGTGAAAGACGATGTGCatttcatgcaaaaatattATTCGTTTGTTACTGTGAACTATTCGAATTCCATTATATCTCAGGCTACCTGAGGCTGTGGCTAATATCTGGTCGTGGACGCCCAGCTGGATGAAATCAGCCTCAGGCTGCCTAAGCAACCAAAAagtcagagactgtttgtgtatttttaaaacaagatgatAATCGTATgaactttttgatttttttttataatctaaCGGCTATTTGAATAATTGAAAATCACAGCACATCCCTATGGGAGAGCATTCAAACTCCAAACAGAGGCCCAAGTCGGCCGGTGGGTTAGATCCCAGAAGCTTCTAGCAGTGAGATGACAGTGCTGAACACCACTCCCTGCCAAGCGTTCAGTTTAGATCCCAACTTAGAAATATCTTCGAAAAAACTGATTATGCAATGCTTTGCATCTTTGCAACTGAAAATTTACCTTCAGTCTTATTGATTTGTCCTTTGTAAGCTTCTCTGTTTGATGATAAAAACAGTTTGGAAGATGAAATGATATTAAAGCTCATACTTTTCTTAACGTTAATAAACGAGGACCTAGGCCAAGTTCAACATGCGTAGTTGTCAACCATTATGAAATTTGAAAGTGACAAGTTATTCTTTACTCCTGCAAACTGTCCCTCATGGAAATGCGGACAATTACCAACCAAGCCgtttcctcactgtgtgtgaacGCAAACAAAACTTGAGGCAACATGCATCATTGTCACAAATTGGTCCCTGATTTGGAccatatgtgtgaaaacaccctTAAACTGTGCTCTGAAATATTGCTGCTCACCTCACTCACAATGTTTCCTTTGCTTCTGTTTCAGTTCTACAAGCACGTTGTCCAGAGTGTGGAGAAGTTCATACAAAAGGTGTGCTATATGTCAAATGAGTATTCTGGGAGCTAAACCATACTGAATGTACACAACTTTTAAGGACATTTGGAATTTTTAATAAGTATGATGATGAATTCAGTCAAAAGTTTGTTATTGAAATATCATAACATCAACTGTCTGTTTCACTATCAACAGTGCAAACCAGAATACAAGGTCCCAGGGCTGTACGTCATCGACTCGATTGTAAGGCAGTCTCGACACCAGTTTGGCACGGAGAAGGATGTTTTTGCCCCACGTTTCAGCAAGAACATTATTCCTACGTTCCAGCACCTCTACCGCTGCCCTTCAGATGACAAGGTCAGACAGTTTATAATAGGTTTTCTGTGGCCAGTGGTTTCATGAGAGTTGATATTGGACACTTTGATATATGCCTCAGTTTTGTGGGAATGGGTGTTTTTGATCAGGGATTGGCATTGTGCTCATCTTATTGCATTGTTGCGAGTACGTGAGGGAATTCTACCTCACTTGATGTGTGTATGGCAGTCTGTATATCATTATATATGAGGAATTGTTGATTAGCCTGTGAAAAGGAAAGGACACATTTTAACCTTAATGGCAAAGGAAATTTGCAGCTCTCTTAAGGCCACATTGAAGATATGTTCAACAATTGTTCTTAAATTGTCAGGCTGCCCTTATTTTTGACTACATTTTACTGCTATAtgacagttgtgtttttaatctttattgGTGTTTCCAGAGTAAGATTGTGCGAGTCCTCAACCTGTGGCAAAAGAATGCGGTCTTCAAGAGTGACATCATCCAGCCTCTGTTGGACATGGCAGCAGGGATCCCCCCTCCCAGCGTCACACCAGTCATGCCCAGCAGTGCTGCCCCAGTCAATAACACTACACCTGGTCAGTCagagcacacacaagcacagtgaaacacacatacatacactggGAATGTGGCCGGATAACTTGTTGGACGCCACAATGTAATGTGTTTACTTGACGGTTCATACTACAACACCTCTGTGTCCGTGTGTCCAGGCACCCCAGCTACACCAGCCACCCCAGCTAACATAGTCCAGGGTCTGCCAGATTGGGCCTCCCAGATTACCAACACGgacactgtggctgctgtggcaCAGATCCTACAGAGTCCCCAGGGCCAGCAGGTTAGTGATCATGTCCACCCAGCATCTCAGTTAAACTGTAAGACTGAAAATGTTTGCTTATGGCTAAATAATAATCCCTAAGAATATTGATGTCCAGTAAAGAAATACTTTGTCCTTGTGTTTGAGTAGCTTTCAGTTTGTGTAGCTGTTGGTGTTAGAAATGTGTCAAATCCTCCTTGTATCACCTGTtgtagctgcagcagctggtgcagagtcttcagatgcagcagcagaagccCCAGCCGTCCCTGCTGCAGGCCTTGGATGCTGGCCTGGTGGTGCAGTTGCAGGCTCTGACAGCTCAACTCACTGCAGCCGCGACTGCGAACAGCCTCAACCCCCTGGAGCAGAGGGTCTCCTCTTTTAATAAGGTAATGCTGCTGCCAGCAACCAAAAGTTTCTTATTCCTTGCTTCATCTGATCACTCCTAATGTGATTATCTTGTTGGATTCTCACAGAAACTTCTGGGTCCTTTTGATTTTGGGAATGATTCTGAACGCGGTGAAGAGTCTAAAAAGGACACCTCATCATCTCAGCTGTGAGTTGATTGTCTGTAATGATCATGCTGACATTTCCCAGAGACTAAAACTATCTTCACTGTATCAGCCACCTCCACTGATCTAATCCTGCTGCTGACCACTTTCAGGCCCATGGTGTCAGAGCCCATCAACAGCTCCCTCTTCCATCAGCTGGCtgagcagctacaacagcagaaCCTGGAGCAGTTTCAGAAGCAGCTTTTagagcaccagcagcaccaacagaaGGTAgttacacacactgcacacacagatcacTGTTTTccaaagaatgtttttttttttttccacaactgATGATTTAACAGATGAATATTCCCCCCCCCCAAGGTGCTCCATGTTAAACATACCGGATAGTGACTAGCATAAGTTACTTTACAAATACATTCAGCTgtgcaaaaatgtattaaaacaaattttttttagtGTTACTTAGACATGCAATAGGCTTTAGTACAGTAGCCCAAATCTTTATGTCCCTCATACACCACAAGACCTGCCAGCTCCTCAAAGGGCCCCAGTTAAAGAAATTTAAGTGGATGTGTTCGTGCCCTCTGCTTAGGTGCCTCGTTACTAAAGGACACGTTACTAACAAGAGGTATACTGCTCTTTTTGATCTTCCAGGCAATGAGCATAGATGGGCAGGACTCAATCTTTGGGCAAGAGAACTCTGTTGCAACttctcagagcagcagccagccaCAGCTTCCTGAGCCAGAGAACAAGTTGGATGACTCCATAGACAACCAGCAGCAGGTATGTCTGGCCTGTGCAAACATGCAAATCATATTCATTCATACCCTggctgtatttatttacctttgtaAATTGATTAAATGTCTCTTCACAATGACTGCACTAAGTAATGTTTATTTAGCTACAGTCATATAActggttgtttttctgtgtagaGAGTTGTTGAAATGACTCCGTCTGTTTCAGGACATGGATCTGGACGAGGGCCCCGACGGTATGGAGGAGGAGATCTTtgaggcagaggagaagaagattGTAAGCACACGCTCCAGAACACATTCAAGGTCACGCTCAAGGTCAGTCCCACTTATATTTGAAACCATATTTTGTGGCAAGattttctgaatgtgtgtggCATATCGCTGAATTGGCTGTTTTATCAGTTGAAGAAGCTTTGATCTTTTAACCTCATTAGAAAAGTGCTGACTGTTTGCCCTGAATGTCAGACGATGCAGCAGTGTCACAGATGACTGTATGAAACTGATTCTGACTGGAAGCTCTCTTCGTTTTCCCTCTGTAGGTCTCCAAAGAGGAGAAGGTCCAGGTCACGCTCTGGCTCACGCAAACGTAAACACCGCAAGCGCTCACGCTCACGCTCCAGGGACCGCAAAAGGAAGTCATCACGGTCTTACTCAAGTGAGAGACGCGCccgagagagggagaaggagcgGCAGAAGAAAGGATTGCCTCCCATACGATCCAAGACTCTAAGTGGTAAGTAGAAGTTGTCGTGAAAGTCATTGTTTTAGAATATTTCTATAGTTATTTGCTGTCAGTGTATTTTTGATAAGTAATACTAGTTTTTCCTGCTACCTGTACCCAGTGTGCAGCACAACTCTGTGGGTGGGCCAGGTGGACAAGAAGGCCACTCAGCAAGACCTCACCAACTTATTTGAAGAGTTTGGCCAGATTGAGTCTATCAATGTAAGTAAACCTCTTTATCTTCCAACTCTCCCATTTAGTTACAGCATGTCAGCCATCTCTGTCATCTccaaaatttgtttttgccattaACTGATTGTAAGCTGTTTATAAACTATCTCCCATATTTCTGTtacaaccccccacccctccaatCTATTTTACTTCTTTGTCATTTCTTTAtgctgtgttctctctctctttaagtCTATTGTCATTCTCTACTGTGTGGTTGTTTAACCTTCCAGTGTTCTGTGTAatgtaatctgtgtgtgtgtgtgtgtgtgtgtgtgtgtgtctgcagatgaTCCCTCCCAGAGGCTGTGCCTACATCTGTATGGTCCACAGACAGGATGCATACCGCGCCCGCCAGAAGCTCAGCACCGGCTCCTTTAAGATTGGCTCCAAAATCATCAAGGTACACATTACCTTTTATAATTTGATTGTGTTCTCATTCTCCTTGTGGTTTCTTCTAATGTAATTTTCCATTGACCTCCAATGGTGAAACGTCAGAGACAGTTAAGCTTTCCAAGCACATGGATGCTTGAATGCTCCTGCATATGACTTtgaaaaaatgctgtttcttgacctctgtgtgtgtgtgtgtgtgtgtgtgtgtgtgtgtgtgtgtgtgtgtgtgtgtgtgtgtgtgtgtgcgtgtgcgcgtgcatCTGATCCAGATTGCATGGGCTTTGAATAAGGGGGTAAAGCAGGAGTACAAGCAGTTTTGGGACGTGGACCTGGGCGTCACCTACATACCTTGGGAGAAGGTGAAGCTGGACGACCTGGATGGCTTTGCTGAAGGAGGAATTATTGACCAGGAGACCGTTAATGATGGTGAAAAGAAACCCTATCTACTTATTAGCTTCCATCTTTAGCACGAACAGTTGGTCTGTTGACTCAGTAGCAATGTTTGTTTAAATATGAGTAGGATACACAGGAAACTTTGTATAAATGTGATGAAAGCATAATGCAGATATCCAAACACAGGCACTTCTTGGCATTTGATCATCCAACTGGATTTGTTTTCCACCCCATTCGctcagttgtttgttttgttttggtaaaTCCAAAATCCTTTAAGAAATCCCACCGGGAAGCCCCCACCCAGATAGAAAAACGAAGACAAAGATTGAGTTGGAAAAATGCAACTAAACTCCCAAATCTAAACAAAGAATTGgatgagattattttgttttcatctttttgtatgtttttgcagAGTGGGAAGCAGCTAAGAACACTGAACCAGCCAAGGAGGCTACAAGTCAGCCAGTAAGCTCTGAGACTACAGCGGTATCCAACACCCAGACTGAGACCTACAGCCAGCAGGTCACCATGATGCCTGTACAGGTACTGAAcgggcccccccccccaaaaaaaaaaatctccgGTGAAATACAGTTTGTAAAAAGGTGTTGTGCATCTTTGTGTCCAAGAAGTTGGGCAACTGGGACATAGTCAGTAACCTGTGAACCATATAACTCTGCAATTACACGATTAACTTAACCAACGTATGTACACTCTCTGATAACTTTTAGCTGCCAGTGGCCCAGGCTGTTCCCAGTGCAGTAGGTTTGGTGCCTCCGACCTTCCCTGTCACCATGGGCATACCCCCACCAGGCTATGGGCCACCACCCCCCTTTATAAGGGCTGGATTCAATGCTTCACAGCCTCCGCCAGGTAAATGATGCAAACAGTCATGTAAAGATCAGCCATACAGAACTTTACACAGTTACACcaaattattttgttgtttgtgcagGTTTTTTGCaggcagcacagacagcagccatGGCCTCAGCAACTACTTGTGAGTATTTGTGACAGGCTTCCCTTGTGACTAAGACTTGCATATAGTTTTGAATATTGACAGTGTGTCCTCTCAAGGCATTCAGCTGGAATTTAATAGTATGAATTAAATTTGTTGTTTCTCCTGTGCCCATCTATAGCTCTAGTGCAGCCTTCGGTGGCAACCAGCCAAGACGCTATCAAGGAATCACCATTTGGTGCTATGATTCCTCCAACCAGCATCCCCAGTTTCATGGCCTCAGCCATCCCTGGAGCCGGTGTGTTTAACCCAGTGGGAGTCCAAACTCAGCAAGCCACCAATGAGAAAACAGCACAGTCTGCAGAGGGTATGGATGCTGCAGAGCTTACACTGCAAGGTAACATTTTgcttgcagatttttttttttctggtggaCACTTTGATTGTATCTTATAGAATATTTGTATTTAAGAGTGTTTTATATGTGGCCAGAAAAGTTATTTGCATTTAGCCAAGAATATATTTTACCTCTGATCTCTGTCATTGTGATTTGTCCTCAGGCATGCAGAATGCAGTCCGCAGTGGGATGGGTCTCCTTGGCATGCACCCGACAGCTTCCCTCACCCACACGCTGCACCAGTCTGGTCTGGCTGGACAGAGAATGCCTGGACTAATTCCTCTGGATGTGCGACCTAACCTCATCCAACCTGGTGCTGCAGCCCGCTTCCCACTTCTCATGCAGCAGGGCCCCACCCAGCAGGCCGTCGGCCTCCTCGACAGTTCCCTCCAGACTCAAGTCCGTGCCAGGGCTCCCTTCTCTCAGCTGGACCCCTTCAACAGGGCCCCTAACATTACCAATGAAAATGTATCTAAGACAGAAGATGAGTCTTCCTCTGGGGCTGATGAGGGCAAAGACCAGGACTACCGCTTCCCTCCGATGGAAAAGCAGAGCACAGGCCTGCTGAGGACCCCACCACCTGAGCATAGGGAGCCCCTTGGAGGTGGCGGcggagcaggaggtggaggaggaggcaggcCTCCGTTGCTCCAGACCCCAGGAACTCAGCCAGCCAGAACCAGCCTTGTGGGACGTCTACAGGCCCTTGCAGGTTTCACTCCTGATAACCGCTGGAACCAGACCAGAGGGGACTTTGATGAACGAGATGGCATGCGAGGAGGCCTGCAGCCCCCTGCCGTTCCAAAAGGCTTCCAGGAGGAGCGCCCGACACCTGGGCAGAACTTCCCCAACCGCTTTGACAGCCGTCCTGGgacaacaggaggagcagctggagttCCAGGAAATGCTGGAGCTGTTGGGGGGCCACAGACCTGGAATCGTAGTGGTGGTGCTGCAGCACCTTTTGAAAGTGAACTACATCAGGACCTAGATGACCGAAGACGCCCGTGGGACaggcaaagagacagagatgaaagaGATTTTGACTTCAGGAGGGAGATGAATGGTAACCGCCACagccgagagagagagcgcgACCGTgagagggacagggacagggagcGAGGCAGAGACCGCACCAGAGAGCAAGAACGTGACCGAGACcgtgagaaagacagagaccGTGAGAGGGAACGTGAACGTGGGAGCTGGACACCTCTTCTCCCTCTACCCACACCTCTGCTTCCAACTCCACCTCTTAATCCCAATCTGACCCTGAATCAAGGCAAACTTCTTGCACCACTCAAATTGAACCCCCAGATTCAGCCTCGATTCCAATCCCCACTCCTGCCTCAAGCTCAGGCCAAGCCCCCTCTCTCTGGTCTGAACCAGCCGTCCCCTCAGGGTCAGATTAAGTCTCCAACAGCAACAGCCGAGCTCCAGTCAGAAACCCCAGCTCTGTCTGAGACACCTCAGGCACAGTCACCACCCTCAGCCCGATCACCTGACCGCTCACCTGACAGCAAGGGCCAGAACCTGTTGACTGAGGCTCTCGCTCAGGCAGAGACATCGCCACAATCTGAGACCTCTCCGCAAACAGAATCGCCATCCCAGCCCATGGCCCAGTCCCCCTCCAAAACCACGGCTTCTCCAGACAGTGAGACACCAAGCCAAGCCTCACTGTTGGTTGAAGCCTCATCCCCGGACTCACCTGTGGCCTTCACACAAGCTGCCAGCCCCCCTGAAGAGATGACTCCCTCTCTGGAGGAGCAGGAAAGCCCAcagaaggatgaggaggagtcACAAGACATGGCCTCCTCACCCCAACCCCAGTGGGTCAATGGACCTGGGATGGACAATAGCACTGTGGCTGACCCCACTCCCGAGGACTCTCCCGAGCCCTCTCCTGAGCCCACTCCAGAACCCTCCTCCGATTCTCTGCTCCCTGAAAGTgaactggagcagcagcaggagcagctctcctctcctAAGGACGTAGACAGTGAACAGAGTGAGACCATGGAGGAAGCTGCGAGTCAGCCAGTGGTAGACACTGTCACAGACACTGAGGGGACATAATCATCACTCAGTAGGTAAAAGATCATTTTGTAAAgttgtctcttcttctctgtacTCATGTCAgcaaaccaccaccaccaccaccaccacacggGACATGGCGAATACTGACTCACACCAGTTATTGTCTGATAACAATAACAAATGATTTTATCTTTCACAAATACCAGTGTACTTAAATAGAAGGCTCGTTAGCTGATTTATTGATAGacaattttgtttgtgtttttatttcctttttccttttttaagtTGTAATGCCACCCCACCCGTTTTAATTAATCTAAGCTTGGCGAATTTTATTGAATTGCCTACCAAAATGTTTCAAGTGTATATGGGGAAAATAAGCTTTGACCTTCCTATGGAAGAGAGTAAAAAATCCTGGCTGTCAGACAATGGATTGAACACGGTAGGGTTACTTGAAAATGGCAGTCGCTGGCCCCATTTCTGTCTACTCTTCttttaaactgctgctgcaaagTTTTCAATGAATGCTTTTGTGGTGTCCTACAATGTTTCTAAGCAGAACAAATAGTCTGCATTCAGTGAGACCAGTACAGCTGCTTATAATTggaaaaatgaacatttttaaaatgaaaacatgaaaatgttgtgtccccaaaataaatgtctgtaatttgtttccaacacaaacagaaaattacATGCCagggggaagaaaaagaaaaatgaacagaGGGATGTTCTGATGTTGGGTACATTGTTTTAGTTTGAAATAAACATGCTctgtctgtttaaaacactTGCTTTAGGACTGTTTTCTGACCCAGGACCAGTGGAAACTAAGACTGCTTTACAGACTCTTACACATTGTGTGCTTTCACCTCAGCCGATTTGACGTTCTCGTAACTCAAGTTGCTGCTATACCATCCATCCACAGAGCACTTTGTTGGATGCAACCGTGGGACTTGTAGTTTTTAGTTTCTGATGACTTCAGCCTGTATGTTTCCCTAAGCTTTTGCTGGGTGACTGTTGAGGATGGGATTGTGCCTTTTTGAATGGATTTGTAGTTCATGATGCTACCCAACACTACTGTGTGATGTACACCAGACTGCGTGCAACTCAGTCTCAGACAGCTCTATGAACACAATGCTACCTGCACAGAATTGACTGGCCTACCGTTTGAATGGTAGCTGGGCTGGTTTGTACAGCACTCACCTAGGAGAACAAGTCTATTATACTCCATCGTTCTGTGCATGCAGGCCTGTAGCCATGTTTTAACCTTCCTGTCTTTCTTGTTCATTTCATACTTGTAGTGCTTTTCTGTTGAGACATACTACTAGAAATCCATAGTCTGCTGTTCTCTCAGACCAAATGTCTACTACAGGAGTTGTGATGTTGAATAAAAGTTGAAGGTGCATCGGATTTTTACCCCTCTTATTGTCATGAATGCTGACCCAGGCCAATCAGATGAACTCttgcacacacatcaacactgcAGCTTCAAACTGAGATAACCTAAATACTTAAACCAGAAACATGCAGTTTAAACCAATGAAAGCATGGAGATTTAGATCTATATGTAAAGTGTGTCTAGAATACCAGTTCATGTATTGAAATAAGTAGCACATATCCTTTAGTCTCTGAGACTAAAACCACGAAGACTGTAGAcgtgttt from Pempheris klunzingeri isolate RE-2024b chromosome 13, fPemKlu1.hap1, whole genome shotgun sequence encodes:
- the LOC139212381 gene encoding SR-related and CTD-associated factor 8-like isoform X1, whose amino-acid sequence is MEAVKAFNNELYSLNEYKPPISKAKMTQITKSGIKAIKFYKHVVQSVEKFIQKCKPEYKVPGLYVIDSIVRQSRHQFGTEKDVFAPRFSKNIIPTFQHLYRCPSDDKSKIVRVLNLWQKNAVFKSDIIQPLLDMAAGIPPPSVTPVMPSSAAPVNNTTPGTPATPATPANIVQGLPDWASQITNTDTVAAVAQILQSPQGQQLQQLVQSLQMQQQKPQPSLLQALDAGLVVQLQALTAQLTAAATANSLNPLEQRVSSFNKKLLGPFDFGNDSERGEESKKDTSSSQLPMVSEPINSSLFHQLAEQLQQQNLEQFQKQLLEHQQHQQKAMSIDGQDSIFGQENSVATSQSSSQPQLPEPENKLDDSIDNQQQDMDLDEGPDGMEEEIFEAEEKKIVSTRSRTHSRSRSRSPKRRRSRSRSGSRKRKHRKRSRSRSRDRKRKSSRSYSSERRAREREKERQKKGLPPIRSKTLSVCSTTLWVGQVDKKATQQDLTNLFEEFGQIESINMIPPRGCAYICMVHRQDAYRARQKLSTGSFKIGSKIIKIAWALNKGVKQEYKQFWDVDLGVTYIPWEKVKLDDLDGFAEGGIIDQETVNDEWEAAKNTEPAKEATSQPVSSETTAVSNTQTETYSQQVTMMPVQLPVAQAVPSAVGLVPPTFPVTMGIPPPGYGPPPPFIRAGFNASQPPPGFLQAAQTAAMASATTSLVQPSVATSQDAIKESPFGAMIPPTSIPSFMASAIPGAGVFNPVGVQTQQATNEKTAQSAEGMDAAELTLQGMQNAVRSGMGLLGMHPTASLTHTLHQSGLAGQRMPGLIPLDVRPNLIQPGAAARFPLLMQQGPTQQAVGLLDSSLQTQVRARAPFSQLDPFNRAPNITNENVSKTEDESSSGADEGKDQDYRFPPMEKQSTGLLRTPPPEHREPLGGGGGAGGGGGGRPPLLQTPGTQPARTSLVGRLQALAGFTPDNRWNQTRGDFDERDGMRGGLQPPAVPKGFQEERPTPGQNFPNRFDSRPGTTGGAAGVPGNAGAVGGPQTWNRSGGAAAPFESELHQDLDDRRRPWDRQRDRDERDFDFRREMNGNRHSRERERDRERDRDRERGRDRTREQERDRDREKDRDRERERERGSWTPLLPLPTPLLPTPPLNPNLTLNQGKLLAPLKLNPQIQPRFQSPLLPQAQAKPPLSGLNQPSPQGQIKSPTATAELQSETPALSETPQAQSPPSARSPDRSPDSKGQNLLTEALAQAETSPQSETSPQTESPSQPMAQSPSKTTASPDSETPSQASLLVEASSPDSPVAFTQAASPPEEMTPSLEEQESPQKDEEESQDMASSPQPQWVNGPGMDNSTVADPTPEDSPEPSPEPTPEPSSDSLLPESELEQQQEQLSSPKDVDSEQSETMEEAASQPVVDTVTDTEGT
- the LOC139212381 gene encoding SR-related and CTD-associated factor 8-like isoform X2, encoding MAAGIPPPSVTPVMPSSAAPVNNTTPGTPATPATPANIVQGLPDWASQITNTDTVAAVAQILQSPQGQQLQQLVQSLQMQQQKPQPSLLQALDAGLVVQLQALTAQLTAAATANSLNPLEQRVSSFNKKLLGPFDFGNDSERGEESKKDTSSSQLPMVSEPINSSLFHQLAEQLQQQNLEQFQKQLLEHQQHQQKAMSIDGQDSIFGQENSVATSQSSSQPQLPEPENKLDDSIDNQQQDMDLDEGPDGMEEEIFEAEEKKIVSTRSRTHSRSRSRSPKRRRSRSRSGSRKRKHRKRSRSRSRDRKRKSSRSYSSERRAREREKERQKKGLPPIRSKTLSVCSTTLWVGQVDKKATQQDLTNLFEEFGQIESINMIPPRGCAYICMVHRQDAYRARQKLSTGSFKIGSKIIKIAWALNKGVKQEYKQFWDVDLGVTYIPWEKVKLDDLDGFAEGGIIDQETVNDEWEAAKNTEPAKEATSQPVSSETTAVSNTQTETYSQQVTMMPVQLPVAQAVPSAVGLVPPTFPVTMGIPPPGYGPPPPFIRAGFNASQPPPGFLQAAQTAAMASATTSLVQPSVATSQDAIKESPFGAMIPPTSIPSFMASAIPGAGVFNPVGVQTQQATNEKTAQSAEGMDAAELTLQGMQNAVRSGMGLLGMHPTASLTHTLHQSGLAGQRMPGLIPLDVRPNLIQPGAAARFPLLMQQGPTQQAVGLLDSSLQTQVRARAPFSQLDPFNRAPNITNENVSKTEDESSSGADEGKDQDYRFPPMEKQSTGLLRTPPPEHREPLGGGGGAGGGGGGRPPLLQTPGTQPARTSLVGRLQALAGFTPDNRWNQTRGDFDERDGMRGGLQPPAVPKGFQEERPTPGQNFPNRFDSRPGTTGGAAGVPGNAGAVGGPQTWNRSGGAAAPFESELHQDLDDRRRPWDRQRDRDERDFDFRREMNGNRHSRERERDRERDRDRERGRDRTREQERDRDREKDRDRERERERGSWTPLLPLPTPLLPTPPLNPNLTLNQGKLLAPLKLNPQIQPRFQSPLLPQAQAKPPLSGLNQPSPQGQIKSPTATAELQSETPALSETPQAQSPPSARSPDRSPDSKGQNLLTEALAQAETSPQSETSPQTESPSQPMAQSPSKTTASPDSETPSQASLLVEASSPDSPVAFTQAASPPEEMTPSLEEQESPQKDEEESQDMASSPQPQWVNGPGMDNSTVADPTPEDSPEPSPEPTPEPSSDSLLPESELEQQQEQLSSPKDVDSEQSETMEEAASQPVVDTVTDTEGT